A window of Fodinibius salinus contains these coding sequences:
- a CDS encoding glycogen-binding domain-containing protein gives MYLVGGFNNWDKTGIPLTKQSDNIYVTQLLLSVGAYEYKVLEVQGDSEKWLQFSNDTYTVDDGFGSENAMLLIE, from the coding sequence TTGTACTTGGTAGGTGGTTTTAACAACTGGGACAAGACGGGAATACCTCTTACCAAACAGTCTGACAATATTTATGTCACCCAATTGTTGCTTTCAGTTGGTGCTTATGAATACAAAGTACTTGAGGTACAGGGAGATTCAGAAAAGTGGCTTCAATTTTCAAATGATACTTACACTGTTGACGATGGTTTTGGCAGTGAAAACGCAATGTTATTGATTGAATAA